The proteins below are encoded in one region of Balaenoptera ricei isolate mBalRic1 chromosome 6, mBalRic1.hap2, whole genome shotgun sequence:
- the BIN3 gene encoding bridging integrator 3 isoform X1, translating to MSWIPFKIGQPKKQIVPKTVERDFEREYGKLQQLEEQTKRLQKDMKKSTDADLAMSKSAVKISLDLLSNPLCEQDQDFLNMVTALDTAMKRMDAFNQEKVNQIQKTVIEPLKKFGSVFPSLNMAVKRREQALQDYRRLQAKVEKYEEKEKTGPVLAKLHQAREELRPVRDDFEAKNKQLLDEMPRFYSSRLDYFQPSFESLIRAQVVYYSEMHKIFGDLTQQLAQPGRPDEQRERENEARLSELRALSIVADD from the exons GTGGAAAGAGACTTTGAAAGGGAGTATGGAAAACTCCAGCA GCTGGAGGAGCAGACCAAGCGGCTGCAGAAGGACATGAAGAAGAGCACGGACGCTGACCTGG CCATGTCCAAATCCGCTGTGAAGATATCCTTGGACTTGCTCTCCAATCCCCTCTGCGAGCAAGACCAGGACTTTCTGAACATGGTGACAGCCCTGGACACGGCCATGAAGCGGATGGATGCCTTCAACCAGGAAAAG GTGAACCAGATACAAAAGACTGTGATTGAACCCTTAAAAAA GTTTGGCAGTGTCTTCCCGAGCCTCAACATGGCGGTGAAACGGCGGGAGCAGGCCTTGCAGGACTACAGGAGGTTGCAGGCCAAGGTGGAGAAGTAcgaggagaaggagaagacaggGCCGGTGCTGGCCAAACTCCACCAG GCCCGAGAAGAGCTTCGGCCCGTGCGGGATGACTTTGAGGCCAAGAACAAGCAGCTCCTGGATGAGATGCCGCGGTTCTACAGCAGCCGACTGGACTACTTCCAGCCCAGCTTTGAGTCCCTGATCCGCGCACAG gTCGTGTACTACTCGGAAATGCACAAGATCTTCGGAGACCTGACCCAGCAGCTTGCCCAGCCCGGCCGTCCTGACGAGCAGCGGGAGCGGGAGAACGAGGCGAGACTGAGCGAGCTCCGAGCCCTCTCCATCGTGGCCGATGACTGA
- the BIN3 gene encoding bridging integrator 3 isoform X2, with the protein MSKSAVKISLDLLSNPLCEQDQDFLNMVTALDTAMKRMDAFNQEKVNQIQKTVIEPLKKFGSVFPSLNMAVKRREQALQDYRRLQAKVEKYEEKEKTGPVLAKLHQAREELRPVRDDFEAKNKQLLDEMPRFYSSRLDYFQPSFESLIRAQVVYYSEMHKIFGDLTQQLAQPGRPDEQRERENEARLSELRALSIVADD; encoded by the exons ATGTCCAAATCCGCTGTGAAGATATCCTTGGACTTGCTCTCCAATCCCCTCTGCGAGCAAGACCAGGACTTTCTGAACATGGTGACAGCCCTGGACACGGCCATGAAGCGGATGGATGCCTTCAACCAGGAAAAG GTGAACCAGATACAAAAGACTGTGATTGAACCCTTAAAAAA GTTTGGCAGTGTCTTCCCGAGCCTCAACATGGCGGTGAAACGGCGGGAGCAGGCCTTGCAGGACTACAGGAGGTTGCAGGCCAAGGTGGAGAAGTAcgaggagaaggagaagacaggGCCGGTGCTGGCCAAACTCCACCAG GCCCGAGAAGAGCTTCGGCCCGTGCGGGATGACTTTGAGGCCAAGAACAAGCAGCTCCTGGATGAGATGCCGCGGTTCTACAGCAGCCGACTGGACTACTTCCAGCCCAGCTTTGAGTCCCTGATCCGCGCACAG gTCGTGTACTACTCGGAAATGCACAAGATCTTCGGAGACCTGACCCAGCAGCTTGCCCAGCCCGGCCGTCCTGACGAGCAGCGGGAGCGGGAGAACGAGGCGAGACTGAGCGAGCTCCGAGCCCTCTCCATCGTGGCCGATGACTGA
- the BIN3 gene encoding bridging integrator 3 isoform X3, translating to MKKSTDADLAMSKSAVKISLDLLSNPLCEQDQDFLNMVTALDTAMKRMDAFNQEKVNQIQKTVIEPLKKFGSVFPSLNMAVKRREQALQDYRRLQAKVEKYEEKEKTGPVLAKLHQAREELRPVRDDFEAKNKQLLDEMPRFYSSRLDYFQPSFESLIRAQVVYYSEMHKIFGDLTQQLAQPGRPDEQRERENEARLSELRALSIVADD from the exons ATGAAGAAGAGCACGGACGCTGACCTGG CCATGTCCAAATCCGCTGTGAAGATATCCTTGGACTTGCTCTCCAATCCCCTCTGCGAGCAAGACCAGGACTTTCTGAACATGGTGACAGCCCTGGACACGGCCATGAAGCGGATGGATGCCTTCAACCAGGAAAAG GTGAACCAGATACAAAAGACTGTGATTGAACCCTTAAAAAA GTTTGGCAGTGTCTTCCCGAGCCTCAACATGGCGGTGAAACGGCGGGAGCAGGCCTTGCAGGACTACAGGAGGTTGCAGGCCAAGGTGGAGAAGTAcgaggagaaggagaagacaggGCCGGTGCTGGCCAAACTCCACCAG GCCCGAGAAGAGCTTCGGCCCGTGCGGGATGACTTTGAGGCCAAGAACAAGCAGCTCCTGGATGAGATGCCGCGGTTCTACAGCAGCCGACTGGACTACTTCCAGCCCAGCTTTGAGTCCCTGATCCGCGCACAG gTCGTGTACTACTCGGAAATGCACAAGATCTTCGGAGACCTGACCCAGCAGCTTGCCCAGCCCGGCCGTCCTGACGAGCAGCGGGAGCGGGAGAACGAGGCGAGACTGAGCGAGCTCCGAGCCCTCTCCATCGTGGCCGATGACTGA